In Paenibacillus sp. 1781tsa1, one DNA window encodes the following:
- the infC gene encoding translation initiation factor IF-3: MINDEIRAKEVRLVGAEGEQIGITPIREALQMAIDLNLDLVNVAPQAKPPVCRIMDYGKFRYEQQKKEKEARKNQKIVDIKEVWFRSNIEEHDYQTKLRNVVKFLNEGDKVKCSVRYRGREIAHAAIGQRILERVKVEVAELCTIERQPKLEGRSMIMILAPKA, translated from the coding sequence ATGATTAATGATGAGATTCGGGCGAAGGAAGTACGCCTTGTCGGAGCTGAAGGAGAACAAATTGGGATCACGCCCATTCGCGAAGCACTGCAAATGGCGATTGACCTGAATTTGGATCTGGTCAATGTGGCACCACAGGCTAAACCGCCGGTGTGTCGTATTATGGACTATGGCAAATTCCGCTATGAGCAACAAAAGAAAGAAAAAGAAGCCCGTAAGAACCAGAAAATTGTTGACATTAAAGAAGTATGGTTCCGTTCCAATATTGAGGAGCACGATTATCAAACGAAGCTTCGTAATGTAGTTAAGTTTTTGAACGAAGGCGACAAAGTGAAATGTTCTGTTCGTTACCGCGGACGTGAAATTGCACATGCCGCGATTGGTCAACGGATTTTGGAGCGCGTTAAGGTAGAAGTTGCAGAACTTTGTACTATTGAACGTCAACCAAAATTGGAAGGCCGCAGTATGATCATGATCTTGGCTCCTAAAGCCTGA
- a CDS encoding glycosyltransferase family 2 protein → MLDAIFVTMQVILALLAVYQFTFSLFGLIKKKKKKHYPATKSFAVLVAAHNEEQVIGALMENLKQLDYPEDLYDVFVICDNCTDGTAQIVREHGLNACVRTNADLRGKGYAIEWMLKYLWKLPRQYDAVVMFDADNLVDRNFLLEMNDDLNNGSRVIQGYIDTKNPEDSWITAAYGVSYWYINRLWQLSRHNLNMANFLGGTGMCFETNLLKEIGWGATSLVEDLEFTMRSVQRNVYPVFNYDAKVFDEKPLTFKASARQRLRWMQGHFTVARRYFFPLLWQSIKERSLVKFDLAIYGANVYVVLLTFLMTAVMWVDMAIFKGPHIANIYGYFPLWVGFVAIGLNILTFLLSMALEKVTFAKVYLYLILFPIYLLSWYPITFYAFFTQNNKQWSHTQHTRVVRLDEVQSKQG, encoded by the coding sequence ATGTTGGACGCTATATTCGTCACGATGCAGGTCATTCTGGCACTGCTAGCCGTGTACCAATTCACGTTTTCGCTGTTCGGTCTGATTAAGAAAAAGAAAAAGAAACATTATCCGGCGACAAAATCATTCGCTGTACTCGTCGCAGCACACAATGAGGAACAAGTCATTGGTGCCTTGATGGAGAACTTGAAACAACTTGATTATCCGGAAGATCTGTATGATGTGTTTGTCATCTGTGACAACTGTACGGATGGAACGGCTCAGATTGTTAGAGAACATGGGTTGAATGCCTGTGTACGTACTAACGCTGATCTAAGAGGTAAAGGGTATGCCATCGAATGGATGCTTAAGTACCTGTGGAAATTGCCACGTCAGTATGACGCAGTTGTTATGTTTGACGCGGATAACCTGGTTGACCGTAACTTCTTGCTTGAGATGAATGATGACTTGAACAATGGTTCACGTGTTATCCAAGGATACATTGATACGAAAAATCCGGAGGATTCCTGGATCACTGCAGCTTACGGTGTATCTTATTGGTACATTAACCGTCTGTGGCAGTTGTCTCGTCATAACTTGAATATGGCGAATTTCCTCGGAGGAACCGGTATGTGCTTCGAGACCAACCTGCTGAAGGAAATTGGCTGGGGTGCAACAAGTCTGGTTGAGGATCTGGAGTTTACGATGCGCAGTGTGCAACGTAATGTGTATCCTGTTTTCAACTATGACGCCAAAGTATTTGATGAGAAGCCATTAACGTTCAAAGCTTCAGCCAGACAACGCCTGCGCTGGATGCAAGGTCACTTTACAGTTGCACGTAGATACTTCTTCCCACTGCTCTGGCAGTCCATTAAGGAAAGAAGCCTGGTGAAATTTGACCTTGCTATCTATGGAGCCAATGTCTATGTTGTGTTGCTTACGTTCCTGATGACCGCTGTGATGTGGGTAGACATGGCCATATTTAAAGGTCCGCACATTGCGAATATTTATGGATACTTCCCGTTATGGGTTGGATTCGTGGCTATCGGTCTGAATATTCTGACGTTCCTGCTATCTATGGCGCTGGAGAAGGTTACCTTTGCCAAAGTTTATCTATATCTGATCTTGTTCCCGATTTATCTGCTGTCTTGGTACCCGATTACGTTCTACGCTTTCTTCACGCAGAACAACAAACAGTGGAGCCACACCCAACACACACGTGTTGTGCGGCTGGATGAGGTACAGAGCAAACAAGGATAA